A region of the Kaistia geumhonensis genome:
GCGCCCGAGACCGTGAGATTGCCAAGGCCACCCGCCTGGCCCGGGGCGACGACGCCCGCATTCGCGAGCGAGGCCATCGTGCCGGTGCCCTGCAGGCGGCCGCTGTTCGTGACCGATCCGTCGATGAGTCCGTCATTGTCGAGAAGGCCGGAAGATACGACGTCGCCGATGACCGAACCGCCGGACGCGTTGATCATGGATCCGGCATTGAGCACGCCGCCTGCCAGCATGCCGCCATTGACCAGCGTGCCGAGATTGACCACTGGGCCGTTCACGGAGACGAAGGTCCCCTGATTGATCATGCTTGCCGCGGGGGCGACCTGATAGCCGCCGCCACTGATGAAGGCCCCGGCTTCGCCGATGGCGAAGTCGCCGCCGAGCGTGCCCGATAGAGCGAGTATGCCGCCGGTGACGGTCGTCCCGCCCAGATAGCTGTTGGTGCCGCCAAGCACCAGCGTGCCGGAACCGGCCTTGGTCAGGCCGCCGGGGCCGTCGATATCGTTGCTCCAGAAGTCGATGGCATTGAAGCCGCCGCGAGTGGCGTCCATCGTCACGACAACGTCGTTCTCGAAGCTGCCATAGCCGCCGGCGGCGGCATAGAGGTTCAGGCGCGCCCATCCGGTCGCATGGTCGTCGAGCGGCACGCCAGACGGCAGCTCGGTCGAGGCGAGCACCGCGCGGCGCTGCTCCGCGGAGAGATAGGGAAAGCGCGTGGCGATCAGCGTTTCGGCGTTCGCCGGCACGATGGGCTCGTCGGTCGTGGAGCCGACCGAGGGCAAGCCATAGGTGATCGAGGCGATATGCGCGGCGTTGGCCGCGGCCAGATCGACGGGATCGGGGAAGGCTCCGCCGGCGACGCAGCCGACGGCGTTCGAAACGCCGCCTGCGCAGGACGCGTAGGGAGTCGAGACCGTCGATCCGAGCATCGCATGCAGCTCGGCCGAGGCCGCGTCGATCAGGGTGCCGAAATTGGAGGAATAGCTCGGATTGTTCGAGAGCAGCTGCACCATGTCGTAGGTCGCGACGATGCGGCCGCCGATCACGTCGGTGGGATAGTGAAGGCCGAGAACGTTGCGGCTGAGCCCGAACTCCTGCGCCGCCGTCATCAGCGGCTGATACTGCTCCGGAAGCAGCACGGCATAGAGCAGGGCTGTGGTGTAGCCCGCCGTCGTATGCCCGCTCTGGAAGGCGGCCTGGCCCTCGTTGTCCTTCCACTGTTCCTTCTGATTCTCTGCGAGGTCGTGCGGGACACCCTCGATCTTGGACCACGGCGTATCGGCGATCGCCGACGAGGTGAGATAGGGCCGCGGATCGAGGGCAGCGCCTGGATGTCCGGGCAGCAGGCCATAGGCGAGGCCATAGGTGTTGCCGGTGGCGTAGGCATCCTTGATGGCGCTGATCTGCAGCGTGCCGTTGAGCGGCGCGTTCAGGAGATCGACCACGCTTCCCGGCAGCAGTTGGGCGCCGGAGAGCCCGGCCATCGCCGCCCCGGTCTCGGTCGGCACCATGTTCCAGATATGCTCCGAGATCACCGGCGGGACGAAGATGTCCTCGGAGTTCGGCACGGCGATCGATTTCTGCTCGGGCGTCGATGTCGCGTAGATCTGCTCGATGGCCGCCATGTTGGCGTCGAGCAGCGCGCGTCCCTCTTGCGTCGACAGGAGATTGCCGAATGTGGAGACGGCGTCGATCTGTCCGGCCTGCTGAACGCTGGCGCAGGTGCTGCTGACGCAAACCTCGACCGAGCCGAAATCGGCCGTTTGGGCAAGGGCAGGTGTGGCGGCGAGCAACGCTGTCAGGGCAAGCGCGACGCCGGCGCCGTCCCGCGCGCACGACATGAGCCCCTTGCCAGCCGGTAGTGCGAACGGCGCCGCGCGCACGGGTCTCGTCATTCCGGTGCCTTTCGTGAATGCGGGTCGGAGAACGCACCGCCTCCGGCGAAATACGCACCGGCGAGGACAGTATAGAAGTGTTCACTTTCATACATAACGGCTCGCGAAGCCGGTCGTTATGATGAATCGACAGTAGAAATACTGTTCTGGGAGACTAGAGTGTACGAAAGCATTGCGGCAAGCGCCTGCGCTTGCAGCGCTCGCCACATTCTGCAGGCTTGACAAAAATGACACAGTGCCGCGGGTGTGGCGCCGCGGCCAGTGTGCCGCGCGGCTACACCACCGCCGTCACGCCACCGTCGACATAGAGGATGTGGCCGTTGACATAGCTCGACGCGTCGGAGGCGAGGAAGATCGCGGCGCCCGCGAGTTCCTCGAGTTCGCCCCAGCGGCCCATCGGCGCGCGCTGGGCGAGCCAGGCGTGGAAGCTCTCGCTCTCGACGAGGGCGCGGTTGAGTTCGGTCTTGAACCAGCCCGGTCCGATGCCGTTCACATTGATGCCGTAGCGGGCCCATTCGGCGCACATGCCCTTGGTCATCATCTTGATGGCGCCCTTCGAGGTCACATAGGGCGTGATCGTCGCGCGGCCGAGCTCGCTCGTCACCGAGCAGATATTGATGATCCGGCCTTTGCGGCGCGGGATCATGTGGCGGGCCACCGCCTGGCCGACGATGAACGGCGCATCGACATTCGTTTCCAGCACGCGGCGGAAATCCTCGAGCGGAAACTCCTCGAGCGGCAGGCGCTTCTGCAGGCCGGCATTGTTGACGAGGATGTCGATCGGCCCGATCTCGGCCTCGATCGTCGCGACGGCCTCGGTGACCGCGCCCTGATCGGTGACGTCGAAGACGGCCGTCTCGATCCGCTCGACGCCGGCTTCCCGAAGCGTGCCTGCGGCATCGTGCAGGGCCTCGGCGCTGCGGCTGTTGAGGATGACGGTCGCGCCGGCCTCGCCGAGGCCGCGGGCGATGGCGAGCCCGATGCCGCGGCTCGAACCGGTCACCAGGGCCACGCGTCCGGTCAGGTCGAATAGTCTTGTCGCCATGCTTGCTCCTCCGAGGCGCGCCTGCCGGCGCCGCTATCCTGATAGCCGCTTGACGCTGGCACGGCCAGCGCGCACATGCTCGACCTTAAATCGATTCATCCTCGCAAGGAGCCCGCCATGCCCCATGTCGCCGCGCCGAACCGCTACGACACGATGACCTATAACCGCGTCGGCCGCAGCGGCCTGAAGCTGCCGGCGATCTCGCTCGGGCTCTGGCACAATTTCGGCTATGACGGCCGCGTCGAGACGATGCGTGCGATGTGTCATCGCGCCTTCGATCTCGGCATCACGCATTTCGATCTCGCGAACAATTACGGCCCGCCGCCCGGATCGGCCGAGGAATTCTTCGCGACCATCATCAATGGCGACTTCAAGCCCTATCGCGACGAGCTGATCGTCTCCACCAAGGCCGGCTATTACATGTGGCCGGGACCCTATGGCGAATGGGGCAGCCGGAAATACCTGGTCGCGAGCCTCGACCAGAGCCTTCGCCGCATGAAGATGGACTATGTCGACATCTTCTATTCGCACCGCTTCGACCCCGACACCCCGCTGGAGGAGACGATCGGCGCGCTGGACGCGATCGTCCGCCAGGGCAAGGCGCTCTATGTCGGCATCTCGTCCTATTCCTCGGCGCAGACTCGCGAGGCGCAGTCGATCGCCCGCCGGCTCGGCACGCCGCTGGTGATCCATCAGCCGCGCTATTCGATGCTCGACCGCTGGACGGAGCGCGACAACCTGCTCGACACGCTCGAGGAGGAGGGCATGGGCTGCATCGTGTTCTCGCCGCTCGAGCAGGGCGTGCTGTCCAACCGCTATCTCAAGGGCATCCCCGACGACAGCCGCGTGCGCCACTCGCATTTCCTGCAGGAAAAGTCGCTCTCCGAGCAGAATCTCGCCCGCATCGCCGCGCTCGACGCCATCGCCCGGCGGCGCGGCCAGACGCTGGCGCAGATGGCGCTCGCCTGGGTGCTGCGTGACCGGCGCATGACCTCGGCGCTCATCGGTGCCAGCAAGGTGGCGCAGATCGAGGACGCCGTCGGCGCGCTCGCGAATGTCGAGTTCAGCGCCGAGGAGCGGGCCGAGATTGACACGCATGCGATCGACGGCATGCTGCGCGCATGACCATCTCGCGGCGTGGGGGCGCGATCGATGTCGGACGGCTTGTTGCGTCTCGCCGCGCTCGGGAAGGCGGCGAGGAACGCGCTCGAGGATGACCTGCTGCCGTTCTGGCACCGGATGGAAGACAGGGCGCATGGCGGCCATTTCGCCGCGATGAGCCATGACGGCGTCGTCGACCGCAAGGGTCCGAAATCGACCGTCTTCGTCGCGCGCATCCTGTGGACGATGTCGGAGGCCGGCCGTTCGCTCGGCTCGGCGTCGTCGATCGAACAGGCCCGCCATGCCGCCCGCTTCCTGCTCGACCGTCTGGCCGACCGGGAAACGGGCGGTTTCTTCTGGTCGGTGACGCATGACGGCCGGCCGCAGGAGGCCGACAAGCATCTCTATGCGCATGCCTTCGCGATCTACGGGCTCTCCGCCTTCGCCGCCGCGACGGGAAGCGCCGAGGCGCATGACGCGGCCGTCGAGACTTTCGGGCTGATCGAGGATCGCGCCCGGACGGCGCGCAGCGGCTATCGCGAGGCCTTCGACCGGCTCTGGAGGCCGATCGACAACGGGCGGCTGGCGCCTGGCCACGCCGGCGCCGCGCGGACGATGAATTCGCACCTCCATCTCCTGGAGGCCTATACCGCGCTGGCCGCGCTGACGGGGGAGGAGACGCACCGGTCGGCGCTCGCCGATCTTCTCGATCTCATCCTCCGCCGCTTCCTCGCGCCCGGCGGGAGCCATGCCTTCTCGATGCTGGACGACAAGCTGTCGCCGCTCGCGGGACCGATCTCGATGGGCCATGACATCGAGACCGCCTGGCTGATCGACGCGGCGGCCGATGTGATCGGCGACGCCGCGCTCTCCGGGCGGACGCGCACCGCATCGGATGCGCTGATCCGAAGCGCCAGCGAGTTCGGCTATTGCGGCGCGCGGGGGTTCCTCACGGAGCGCGGGCCGGACGGAACGGTCGATCCCTGGCGCGTCTGGTGGGTGCAGGCGGAAGCGGTGGTCGGCTTCGTCAACGCTTTTCAGCGTACCGGCGACGAGGCGATGCTCGCCCGCGCCGAAGTCATCTGGGACTATGCGGAACGGGTGATGCGCGACCGCCGTCTGGGCGAATGGCACTGGCGCGTCGATGCCACGGGGCGGCCCGATCACAGGAAGCCCAAGGTCGAGCCGTGGAAGGAGCCCTATCACCAGGCGCGGGCATGCCTCGAACTGATGCGGCGATCGGGAGCGATCAGATGACGCCGGCCTTGTCGGCGAAGTGGAACATCTCGAGGCCGCCGTCGAAGATCATGCGCGCCGCCACCCAGGCGATGACGAGCAGGCCGACATAGGCGATCCACGGCGCGCGCTTCATGATGCGGGCAACGAAGTTCGCCGCGACGCCCATGAGGGCGACCGAGAGCACGAGCCCGACGATGAGCACCCAGGTGTGGTCGCGCGCCGTGCCGGCGACGGCCAGCACGTTGTCGAGCGACATCGAGACGTCGGCGATCACGATCTGGCTGAGCGCCTGGCCGAGGGTCTTGGTGCCGGTCGTGGCCGGTGTGTCCTCGAGCGCGGCATGCGCCTCCTCGGACTCGAGATGGTGGCCGCTGCGGATCTCGCGCCACAGCTTCCAGCAGACCCAGAGCAGAAGGATGCCGCCCGCCAGCGTCAGGCCGATGATGCCGAGCAGCTTGGTCGCGAAGAAGGCGAACATGATGCGCAGCGCCGCCGCCGCGCCGATGCCGATGATGATCGCCTTGCGGCGCATGTCGGGCGGCAGGCCCGCCGCCGCCATGCCGACGACGATGGCATTGTCACCGGCCAGTACCAGGTCGATGAGGACGACGGTCGCGAGCGCGATCAGTTCGGCACTGACGAAATCCATCAACAATCAGACCTCGGAAGGATCATGCGGCGGGGTGTGAGCCCTATCTGGGGCTGAAATCGGCCATTGTCCAGCGAAACGCTGTTACGCCGCACTCAGGCAGGAACCGGCGCGGCGGGGTCGATGAGGCCTTCCGTCTTGAGGTCGCTCCACAGCGAGGCCGGAATTTCCGCTTCGAACCAGTCGACGATCTGGTCCACTTCCGCGGCCGAACGCGGGCCGGGAATGACGCTGGCGACAGAGGGATGGCCGAGCGGGAAGGCGAGGGCGGCGGCGGGAAGCGCGACGCCGTGCGCGTCGCAGACGGCGGCAATCCGTCTCACCCGGTCGATGATCGGCTGCGGCGCGCGGGAATAGTTCCAGGTATCGCGTCCGGCGAGGATGCCGGAATTGAACGGGCCGCCGACGATGATCGAGGTGCCGGCCCGCTCGCAGAGCGGCAGCAGCGTCGTAAGAGGCTCCTGCTCCAGCAGCGTGTAGCGGCCGGCGAGCAGGAACGCGTCCCAGTCGCCATGCTTCATCGCCTCGACGAGCACCTGCCATTCGTTGACGCCGATGCCGATCGCCTTCACGGCGCCGGAGGCGCGCAGCGCGTCGAGCGCCTTGTAGCCACCCTGCATCGCGACGGGGAACAGCTCGGCGTTCTTCTCGGTGCCGTGCGTGTCGCTGCCGATGTCGTGCAGCAGCAGGAGGTCGATATGGTCGAGGCCGAGCCGCTGCAGGCTGTCCTCGAAGGAGCGCATCACGCCGTCATAGGAATAATCGTAGACATGCTCGAAGGGGAGCGGATCGATCCACTGGTCGCCGGCATCCTGCGGCGTCGTGCGCGGCCTCAGCAGCCGGCCGGCTTTCGTGGACAGCACCCAGCCGGAGCGGCCGCGCAGCGTGTCGCCGACGAGCCGTTCGGAGCGGCCATAGCCGTAATAGGGCGCGGTGTCGAAGAAGCGGATGCCGCGCTCATAGGCGCGGTCGACGATCGCGGCGGCGTCGGCATTGCTGATGGGCGGGCGCACATTGCCGCCGAGCGTCGCGGTGCCGAGGCCGAGCGTGGTGAGGCGTGCCGCCGTTCGGCCGGCCGGGCGGGTATCGATGGTCATGGCTCTCTCCCTCTTGCGACCAACGCTCTACCGGCCGGGGCGGGCGCGAGGCAAGGCCGTTGGCGGTCGTCGAGGGGGCCGATGCGCCGCTTGGGCATCGCGGCTCATCGCGCGTAAGCTCGCCGGGCGCGAAAGGGAGGAGAGCGATGCTGTCGATTCGGGTGATGACGCCGGCCGAGCTCGACATTGCCATCGGCTGGGCCGCCGAGGAGGGCTGGAATCCCGGCCTCGGCGACGCGCTGCCCTATCGGGCGGCCGATCCCGACGGTTTCCTGATGGGGTTCATCGGCGACGAGCCGGTGACGGCGATCTCGGTCGTCGCCTATGGCGCCCATTTCGGCTTTCTCGGCTTCTATATCTGCCACCCCGGCTTCCGCGGCCTCGGCTACGGCATCCAGACCTGGCATGCCGGCATCGACCGGCTCGGGACGCGGACGATCGGCCTCGACGGCGTCGTGGCGCAACAGGACAATTATCGCGAATCCGGCTTCATGCTGGCGCATCGCAACATAAGGTTCGGCGGGCGGGTCGCCGTGGAGGCACCGGACGATCCCCGCCTCGTGCCCGTGACACCGGCTTTGACGGCCGCGGTGGCCGCCTGCGACGCGGCCTTCTTTCCGGGCCCGCGCGGCGCGTTCCTGCATCTGTGGCTGAACGGGGAGGGCGGCCGTTTCGCCGTCGCCTTCGTCGAGGGCGGCCGCGTGACCGGCTATGGCGTCATCCGCCCGGCCGTCACCGGCTTCAAGATCGGCCCGCTCTTCGCGCCGCATGAAGAGGCCGCCGAGCTGATGTTCCGCGCGCTCGCGGCGCGGGCCGGCGGCGAGCCGGTCTTCATCGATCCGCCCGAGCCGAACGCCGCCGCGCTGGCGCTCGCGGACCGCCATGGCCTCGCGCCCGCCTTCGAGACCGCGCGCATGTATCGCGGCGCCGCGCCCGAGCTGCCGCTGGCCTCGATCTATGGCATCACCAGCTTCGAGCTCGGCTGAAGGCGGTCGGACCAATGCGGCTCCTGCCCGTCCTCGCCGGTCTCGCCGGCATCCTGCTTCTCGCTGCCGGAGCCGGGGCGGCGGAGGAGCGGGCGGTGATCCCGCTGCATGCGCGGCCGGGGCCGAGCGGTTTCGCGAACATCATGACGGTCGCGGTCGGTGGTGGCGCGCCGCATGACGTACTCTTCGACACCGGCTCGAACGGGCTGCGCATCCGCGCCGAGGCGGTCGGTCCGGAGGTCCGGCTGACCGACATCCCGATCACCTATTCCTACACCAGCGGCAATGTGCTCAGGGGCGTGCTGGGCTATGCACGGGTCGCGTTTCCGGGCGCCCGGCCGGCGGTCGCGACGCCGCGCGAGATCGCGATCCAGGTGGTGCAATCCGTCACGTGCAAGGCCGACAAGCCGCGCTGTCCCGGCTGGCCGAAGAGCCAGGCCGGCGTGCTCGGCGCCGCCTATAATCCGACGCCCATCTTCAATCCGCTCGCGCAGCTCGAAGGCCGTCTCGCGGACGGTTTCGTCGTGGTCGCCGACGATCTGGCGCGGCCGGGCATCGCGCCGCATGTCATCGTCGGACCGGACGAGGCCGATCTCGCCGGCTTCTCCTTCGCGCCCTTCGATGCCTGGACGGGCGGCAGCCAGCCGGACGGCCTCAGGGCGTGGAACACGAAGAGCGTGATGACCTGCTTCTCCGTCGACCGGGGGCCCGAGCGCTGCCACGGCACGGTCTTCGATACCGGAGCGGGCAATGGCAGCTTCGAGGTACCCGACCATCCGGTGGGACGGACCGTCCGGCCCGGCAGTCTCGTGACGACCCGCGTGCCGGAAGCGGGCATGACGCTTTCGATCGTCGCCGGCTCGGCGCACTGGACCAACCGCTACCGCTTCGCGCCGCCGCATGGCAGCGTGAAGGGCTTCAATTCCGGCGGCCTCGTCTTCCGCCACATGCAGATCGCCTTCGATGCCGTGAAGGGCCGGATCGGCTTCAAACGGCCCTGAACTCAGCCGACGCGGCGCATGTGATTGTCGAACTCGACGCCGGCGGCGCGCACGATCGGCGTCAGCCCCGGATCGTCGACGCCGACGAGGCGGCCGTCACCGGCGCTGGCGACGAATTCGTGCCCGACCGCGCCGGCGATGCCGCAGCCGTCGCGCAGCGCATGGACCTTCGCGAGGGAATGCCGCTCGGCATCGAAGACGAAGACGGTGCCGCCGATCGGCGAGGTGACGGCGACGGCTGTGCCGTCGCGGCTCGCCGTCACCGAGCCGATATAGTTGCGGGCGAGCGGCGCAATATCGTCGGGGAAGGCGATCAGGTCCGCCTTGTCCTCTCCGCCCGGGCCGATCCGCCCGACGAGCGGCGGGCGGCGGGTGCGCTCGCCTTCCCACTGGCAGCCGAACCACAGCGCACCGGCGCCGTCGAAGGCCATGTGCCGGGTCGAGAGGCGGTTGAGGCTCGCGTCGAGCCGCGTCTCGCCGATGCGATCGCCGGTGCCGCTGTCGATGCGCACGATGGATGGACGCATCTCGGAAAGGTCGATCTTCTGGCGGCCGAATTCGGGATGGGTCTCGATGCCGCCATTGGCGACCACGAGCGTCTTGCCGTCGGGCGCGAGCAGGATCTCGTGCGAATCCATGCCATGCGTCTCGAATGCGCCGATGCGCCGCCCGCCGTCCGCGACGTCGTAGACGCCGACCACGCCGCGCGGCCGCTCGCCGAGAAAGGCATTCTCCGTCGCGTAGAGCAGCCTGCCATCGGCCGAGAAGATGCCATGGCCGAAGAAGTGATGTCCCTCGGGCGGATTGATGGTGGCGAGGGGTGCGAGACGGTCGAGATCGACGATGACCGCGAAATAGCCCGGCCGGCGCGCGAAGGCGGCGACGCGCCGCCGCTCCCGGTCGACGGCGATGTCATGGCCGCGTCCCGCGAGCGGCAGTCGCCCGATCTCGCTTCCGTCCTCGCCGATCACCAGCAGCGCGTGAAGCCGTGGTCCGACGCGGACGGAACTGACATAGGCCGGCCGATCGACGAGGCCTTCCTCGGCCGTGCGGATGCGGAGCAGCCCCGCCATGCCGTCCTGGAACCGGCGAAGCGCGCCCGCCATCAGTCGCCGTCCAGCGCGTTGAAACCGGGCGAGATGCCGGCATCGGTGGGAAAGCGGTAGCCATAGAGGTCTTCGAGCCCCTTCAGCGCGTCGAAGGCGGCGCGCAGATGCGCATAGGCCGCCTCGCTTGCGAAGGCGTCCTGCCAGC
Encoded here:
- a CDS encoding autotransporter domain-containing protein, translated to MTRPVRAAPFALPAGKGLMSCARDGAGVALALTALLAATPALAQTADFGSVEVCVSSTCASVQQAGQIDAVSTFGNLLSTQEGRALLDANMAAIEQIYATSTPEQKSIAVPNSEDIFVPPVISEHIWNMVPTETGAAMAGLSGAQLLPGSVVDLLNAPLNGTLQISAIKDAYATGNTYGLAYGLLPGHPGAALDPRPYLTSSAIADTPWSKIEGVPHDLAENQKEQWKDNEGQAAFQSGHTTAGYTTALLYAVLLPEQYQPLMTAAQEFGLSRNVLGLHYPTDVIGGRIVATYDMVQLLSNNPSYSSNFGTLIDAASAELHAMLGSTVSTPYASCAGGVSNAVGCVAGGAFPDPVDLAAANAAHIASITYGLPSVGSTTDEPIVPANAETLIATRFPYLSAEQRRAVLASTELPSGVPLDDHATGWARLNLYAAAGGYGSFENDVVVTMDATRGGFNAIDFWSNDIDGPGGLTKAGSGTLVLGGTNSYLGGTTVTGGILALSGTLGGDFAIGEAGAFISGGGYQVAPAASMINQGTFVSVNGPVVNLGTLVNGGMLAGGVLNAGSMINASGGSVIGDVVSSGLLDNDGLIDGSVTNSGRLQGTGTMASLANAGVVAPGQAGGLGNLTVSGAATFSAGSTYEAGIGASGQSDRIYVGGSAALGGALDLIAAPGTLDMPSSYTVLVAGGGITGSFTSVNDPFGSAYPFLDIAVTTTPTSVIASSVPDLAAITSGWGTENQNAVAAALAAHPESDRLLAAASVLNLQTAGLAFDQLSGQIYPATLTVMQEQSATLRDAVGARLRQADEDSSNGAGPATAALAPGLESSVWMQGYGYWGETDASGNTAELSRDSGGFVAGADAKVTDGLRLGIAGGYGSTSYAQSALGSSASMTSWDLAFYGGAALGPVALRFGGAYEWQDMATSRTVTMATFSDSLAADVDGGTGQFFAEVSHHVALGVARIEPYAGLAYVHANLDDAEEIGGAAALAIEPGSLSNTYSTLGLRVEAPLPIVSDALSLSGNLGWRYAFGDVTPVSTLAFAAGDDPFAVVGPAIGRNAAIVDLGASYRFGQAVAADIRYSGAFADNGQSNGLNGLLSVRF
- a CDS encoding glucose 1-dehydrogenase; the protein is MATRLFDLTGRVALVTGSSRGIGLAIARGLGEAGATVILNSRSAEALHDAAGTLREAGVERIETAVFDVTDQGAVTEAVATIEAEIGPIDILVNNAGLQKRLPLEEFPLEDFRRVLETNVDAPFIVGQAVARHMIPRRKGRIINICSVTSELGRATITPYVTSKGAIKMMTKGMCAEWARYGINVNGIGPGWFKTELNRALVESESFHAWLAQRAPMGRWGELEELAGAAIFLASDASSYVNGHILYVDGGVTAVV
- the mgrA gene encoding L-glyceraldehyde 3-phosphate reductase, giving the protein MPHVAAPNRYDTMTYNRVGRSGLKLPAISLGLWHNFGYDGRVETMRAMCHRAFDLGITHFDLANNYGPPPGSAEEFFATIINGDFKPYRDELIVSTKAGYYMWPGPYGEWGSRKYLVASLDQSLRRMKMDYVDIFYSHRFDPDTPLEETIGALDAIVRQGKALYVGISSYSSAQTREAQSIARRLGTPLVIHQPRYSMLDRWTERDNLLDTLEEEGMGCIVFSPLEQGVLSNRYLKGIPDDSRVRHSHFLQEKSLSEQNLARIAALDAIARRRGQTLAQMALAWVLRDRRMTSALIGASKVAQIEDAVGALANVEFSAEERAEIDTHAIDGMLRA
- a CDS encoding AGE family epimerase/isomerase; its protein translation is MSDGLLRLAALGKAARNALEDDLLPFWHRMEDRAHGGHFAAMSHDGVVDRKGPKSTVFVARILWTMSEAGRSLGSASSIEQARHAARFLLDRLADRETGGFFWSVTHDGRPQEADKHLYAHAFAIYGLSAFAAATGSAEAHDAAVETFGLIEDRARTARSGYREAFDRLWRPIDNGRLAPGHAGAARTMNSHLHLLEAYTALAALTGEETHRSALADLLDLILRRFLAPGGSHAFSMLDDKLSPLAGPISMGHDIETAWLIDAAADVIGDAALSGRTRTASDALIRSASEFGYCGARGFLTERGPDGTVDPWRVWWVQAEAVVGFVNAFQRTGDEAMLARAEVIWDYAERVMRDRRLGEWHWRVDATGRPDHRKPKVEPWKEPYHQARACLELMRRSGAIR
- a CDS encoding TerC family protein, which codes for MDFVSAELIALATVVLIDLVLAGDNAIVVGMAAAGLPPDMRRKAIIIGIGAAAALRIMFAFFATKLLGIIGLTLAGGILLLWVCWKLWREIRSGHHLESEEAHAALEDTPATTGTKTLGQALSQIVIADVSMSLDNVLAVAGTARDHTWVLIVGLVLSVALMGVAANFVARIMKRAPWIAYVGLLVIAWVAARMIFDGGLEMFHFADKAGVI
- a CDS encoding aldo/keto reductase; protein product: MTIDTRPAGRTAARLTTLGLGTATLGGNVRPPISNADAAAIVDRAYERGIRFFDTAPYYGYGRSERLVGDTLRGRSGWVLSTKAGRLLRPRTTPQDAGDQWIDPLPFEHVYDYSYDGVMRSFEDSLQRLGLDHIDLLLLHDIGSDTHGTEKNAELFPVAMQGGYKALDALRASGAVKAIGIGVNEWQVLVEAMKHGDWDAFLLAGRYTLLEQEPLTTLLPLCERAGTSIIVGGPFNSGILAGRDTWNYSRAPQPIIDRVRRIAAVCDAHGVALPAAALAFPLGHPSVASVIPGPRSAAEVDQIVDWFEAEIPASLWSDLKTEGLIDPAAPVPA
- a CDS encoding GNAT family N-acetyltransferase, which codes for MLSIRVMTPAELDIAIGWAAEEGWNPGLGDALPYRAADPDGFLMGFIGDEPVTAISVVAYGAHFGFLGFYICHPGFRGLGYGIQTWHAGIDRLGTRTIGLDGVVAQQDNYRESGFMLAHRNIRFGGRVAVEAPDDPRLVPVTPALTAAVAACDAAFFPGPRGAFLHLWLNGEGGRFAVAFVEGGRVTGYGVIRPAVTGFKIGPLFAPHEEAAELMFRALAARAGGEPVFIDPPEPNAAALALADRHGLAPAFETARMYRGAAPELPLASIYGITSFELG
- a CDS encoding DUF1513 domain-containing protein, whose translation is MAGALRRFQDGMAGLLRIRTAEEGLVDRPAYVSSVRVGPRLHALLVIGEDGSEIGRLPLAGRGHDIAVDRERRRVAAFARRPGYFAVIVDLDRLAPLATINPPEGHHFFGHGIFSADGRLLYATENAFLGERPRGVVGVYDVADGGRRIGAFETHGMDSHEILLAPDGKTLVVANGGIETHPEFGRQKIDLSEMRPSIVRIDSGTGDRIGETRLDASLNRLSTRHMAFDGAGALWFGCQWEGERTRRPPLVGRIGPGGEDKADLIAFPDDIAPLARNYIGSVTASRDGTAVAVTSPIGGTVFVFDAERHSLAKVHALRDGCGIAGAVGHEFVASAGDGRLVGVDDPGLTPIVRAAGVEFDNHMRRVG